From Planctomycetota bacterium, one genomic window encodes:
- a CDS encoding metalloregulator ArsR/SmtB family transcription factor, producing the protein MRDAVAGAVDKARKPAEVQAARRAMPDDAMVHALAETFRALSDPTRVRIVLALGERELCVGDLAHLLGLTGSAVSHQLRLLRGQGLVRYRRDGKAAFYALDDEHLRNLLAEGVRHVRGG; encoded by the coding sequence GTGAGGGACGCCGTGGCCGGGGCAGTGGACAAGGCTCGCAAGCCTGCCGAAGTGCAGGCCGCCCGCCGGGCGATGCCGGACGATGCGATGGTGCACGCGCTCGCGGAGACGTTTCGGGCGCTCAGTGACCCCACCCGTGTGCGCATCGTGCTGGCGCTCGGCGAGCGCGAGTTATGCGTGGGGGATCTAGCGCACCTGTTAGGCCTCACAGGCTCGGCCGTGTCGCACCAGCTCCGGCTGCTGCGGGGCCAGGGCCTGGTGCGGTACCGACGCGATGGAAAGGCCGCATTCTATGCCCTGGACGACGAGCATCTGCGGAACCTCCTGGCTGAGGGGGTGCGGCACGTGCGGGGCGGCTGA
- a CDS encoding rubredoxin: MSKWRCTLCGYIYDPDEGDPDNNVAPGTPFEDLPEDWVCPDCGASKEDFEELEVDEEE; the protein is encoded by the coding sequence ATGAGCAAGTGGCGTTGCACACTGTGCGGCTACATCTACGACCCCGATGAGGGCGACCCCGATAACAACGTGGCACCCGGCACCCCCTTCGAGGATCTGCCGGAGGATTGGGTCTGCCCCGACTGTGGCGCGAGCAAAGAGGACTTCGAAGAGCTGGAGGTGGACGAGGAGGAGTGA
- a CDS encoding Gfo/Idh/MocA family oxidoreductase translates to MNVLKAGVGRRDFLAGAAAAAALTIVKPGSVHGAEAARTLELGLIGAGGRGNWIANLFQANGWKVVAVADYFADRANGTGERLKVDADRRFSGLNGHKKLLEGKLDAVAIETPPFFHPQQAADAIDAGKHVLVAKPIAVDVPGCLTIAEAGRKATEKKLAFLVDFQSRANTFFREAVKWVHDGNVGQVVLIQANYFTGPFAPSPADDSAEARLRAWFSDKDFSGDIIVEQNIHALDIATWFLNADPISAVGKGGNALHTHKGTCWDHFAVLYHCPGDVIIDFSSSQCTKGYDDIGCRVFARNGTADTHYGGNVVVRGDKSYRGGNTGPIFTEGCVQNIRDFHRNITEGNFANETVAPSVRSNLTCILGREAAYKKAPLTWAEMMKEARQVDPKLEGLKA, encoded by the coding sequence ATGAACGTGCTGAAGGCGGGTGTGGGGCGACGGGATTTTCTGGCGGGCGCGGCGGCGGCCGCGGCGCTGACGATTGTGAAGCCGGGGTCGGTTCACGGCGCGGAGGCGGCCAGGACGCTCGAGCTGGGCCTCATCGGCGCGGGCGGACGCGGCAACTGGATCGCCAACCTGTTCCAGGCCAATGGGTGGAAGGTGGTGGCCGTGGCCGACTACTTCGCCGACCGGGCCAACGGCACGGGCGAACGGCTGAAGGTGGACGCCGACCGGCGCTTCAGCGGCCTCAACGGCCACAAGAAGCTGCTCGAGGGCAAGCTCGATGCCGTGGCCATCGAGACCCCGCCCTTCTTCCACCCCCAGCAGGCCGCCGACGCGATTGACGCGGGCAAGCATGTGCTCGTGGCCAAGCCGATCGCAGTGGACGTGCCCGGCTGCCTCACCATCGCCGAGGCGGGCAGGAAGGCCACGGAGAAGAAGCTGGCGTTCCTGGTGGACTTCCAGTCGCGCGCCAACACCTTCTTCCGCGAGGCGGTGAAGTGGGTGCACGACGGCAACGTGGGCCAGGTGGTGCTCATCCAGGCCAACTACTTCACCGGCCCCTTCGCGCCCAGCCCGGCGGATGACTCGGCCGAGGCGCGCCTGCGAGCCTGGTTCTCCGACAAGGACTTCTCCGGCGACATCATCGTCGAGCAGAACATCCACGCGCTCGACATCGCCACGTGGTTCCTCAACGCCGACCCCATCAGCGCCGTGGGCAAGGGCGGCAATGCCCTGCACACCCACAAAGGCACGTGCTGGGACCACTTCGCCGTGCTCTACCACTGCCCGGGCGATGTGATCATTGACTTCAGCTCGAGCCAGTGCACGAAGGGCTACGACGACATCGGCTGCCGCGTCTTCGCCCGCAACGGCACGGCCGACACCCACTACGGCGGCAACGTAGTCGTCCGCGGCGACAAGAGCTACCGCGGCGGCAACACCGGCCCCATCTTCACCGAGGGCTGCGTGCAGAACATCCGGGACTTCCACAGGAACATCACCGAGGGCAACTTCGCCAACGAGACCGTCGCGCCGAGCGTTCGGAGCAATCTCACCTGCATCCTCGGCCGCGAAGCCGCCTACAAGAAGGCCCCCCTCACCTGGGCCGAGATGATGAAAGAGGCCCGCCAGGTGGACCCGAAGCTGGAGGGACTGAAGGCCTGA
- a CDS encoding discoidin domain-containing protein yields the protein MRLTALLLCVPLLAIAAAGEGKANPPSFRDAVEADWLLQDTVRTGTQRLAPKAAGNVTTKQDALGGVDGVKDGKWGFHTENEPNPWWQVDLGEKTALDRVTLWNRCDNCGDRNNRILVLLSDDGKAWQQAYQHNGTPFQGFSDKKPLEVKLDGKAARFVRLALQGTSYFHLDEVEVFAAADPKKNIALGKPADQSSVSQWSAIHDPKAVVTAEAEPPRVYPFAVVIERGRNLAADLLARGAPVEAQVKELEAAATKAEALPKNATPEAAKAAYLELRWAVRRLALANPLLSFDRILFAKRAPGVYSHMSDQNYGHWSRPGGGLFILSGYRGGEPQVASITPDLPPGSFLRPDLSHDASKLVFAYCRYYPNSHGLGDKTDKKNLPDDLKYHIYEMNVDGSGLRQLTKGRYDDFDPRYLPDGRIVFLSTRRGQDLACGVESAAKTLADHFLPDSYVRCGGGKSRPVAVYTLHIMDPDGGNLKAISAFENFEWTPAVAPDGRILFARWDYVDRHNNAFMSLWSTRPDGTMPNLVYKNFTRSPHCVFEARQVPGSHKLLFTASAHHAFTAGSICLLDAARATESQDPLTRYTPEVCFPETEGWPATYYNSPYPLDENHYLVAWSPYPIQGEGSRNNTNCLGLYLADAFGNLELLHRDPEISSEWPLPLRPTPRPHQLPQVAADGRTDEGSFAVLDVYRGLPGIARGTVKALRVIAVPAKTQPEMNSPNLGVTSEDPGKLVLGTAPVEADGSAHFRVPAGVNVFFQALDAQGMALQTMRTITYVQPGQTLACIGCHEHRGETPQNVLASAVTRAPSKLTPGPDGSWPLRFDRLVQPVLDKHCVACHSPQGKPEAAKKIVLTAPGAYDALLKHPPLQLAGLVTRDYSGGYSQVGFGVARSSPLLAMLRKGHNDVTLDADALARLITWLDTYAQRQGHFSPEQERALEQFRKRAADLLASQ from the coding sequence ATGCGTCTCACTGCCCTCCTCCTGTGTGTGCCGCTGCTCGCGATCGCTGCCGCAGGCGAGGGGAAAGCGAACCCACCCAGCTTCCGCGATGCCGTCGAGGCCGACTGGCTGCTCCAGGACACCGTGCGCACGGGCACGCAGCGCCTGGCTCCCAAGGCGGCCGGCAACGTGACGACGAAGCAGGACGCCCTCGGCGGCGTGGACGGCGTGAAGGACGGCAAATGGGGCTTCCACACGGAGAACGAGCCGAACCCCTGGTGGCAGGTGGACCTGGGCGAGAAGACGGCCCTCGACCGCGTAACACTGTGGAACCGCTGCGACAACTGCGGCGACCGCAATAACCGCATCCTCGTGCTGCTCTCGGACGACGGCAAGGCCTGGCAGCAGGCCTATCAGCACAACGGCACGCCGTTCCAGGGCTTCTCCGACAAGAAGCCGCTCGAGGTGAAGCTCGATGGCAAGGCGGCCCGTTTCGTCCGCCTTGCCCTTCAAGGCACCAGCTACTTCCATCTCGATGAGGTCGAGGTCTTCGCCGCGGCCGACCCGAAGAAGAACATCGCCCTGGGGAAGCCGGCCGACCAGTCGTCCGTGAGCCAGTGGTCGGCCATCCACGACCCCAAGGCTGTCGTGACGGCCGAGGCCGAGCCGCCGCGTGTCTACCCCTTTGCCGTGGTGATCGAGCGCGGCCGCAACCTCGCCGCCGACCTGTTGGCCCGCGGCGCGCCCGTCGAGGCGCAGGTGAAGGAGCTCGAGGCCGCCGCGACGAAGGCCGAGGCCCTGCCCAAGAACGCCACGCCCGAAGCCGCCAAGGCCGCCTACCTCGAGCTCCGCTGGGCCGTCCGCCGCCTGGCCCTGGCCAACCCGCTGCTGAGCTTCGACCGCATCCTCTTCGCCAAGCGGGCGCCGGGCGTCTACAGCCACATGTCCGACCAGAACTACGGCCACTGGTCGCGCCCCGGCGGCGGGCTCTTCATCCTCAGCGGCTACAGGGGCGGCGAGCCGCAGGTCGCCAGCATCACGCCCGACCTGCCCCCTGGCAGCTTCCTCCGCCCCGACCTGTCGCACGACGCCTCGAAACTCGTCTTCGCCTACTGCCGCTACTACCCCAACAGCCACGGCCTCGGCGACAAGACCGACAAGAAGAACCTGCCCGACGACCTCAAGTACCACATCTACGAGATGAACGTGGACGGCTCAGGTCTGCGCCAGCTCACGAAGGGGCGCTACGACGACTTCGACCCGCGCTACCTGCCCGACGGGCGGATCGTCTTCCTCTCCACCCGCCGAGGCCAGGACCTCGCCTGCGGCGTCGAGAGCGCCGCGAAGACCCTCGCCGACCACTTCCTGCCCGACAGCTACGTGCGCTGCGGCGGCGGCAAGAGCCGCCCCGTCGCCGTCTACACCCTCCACATCATGGACCCCGACGGCGGCAACCTGAAAGCCATCTCGGCCTTCGAGAACTTCGAGTGGACGCCCGCCGTCGCCCCCGACGGCCGCATTCTCTTCGCCCGCTGGGACTACGTGGACCGCCACAACAACGCCTTCATGAGCCTGTGGTCCACCCGCCCCGACGGCACGATGCCCAACCTCGTCTACAAGAACTTCACCCGCAGCCCCCACTGCGTGTTCGAAGCCCGCCAGGTGCCCGGCTCGCACAAGCTGCTCTTCACCGCCAGCGCCCACCACGCCTTCACCGCCGGCTCCATCTGCCTGCTCGACGCCGCCCGCGCCACCGAGTCCCAGGACCCCCTCACCCGCTACACGCCCGAGGTCTGCTTCCCCGAAACCGAGGGCTGGCCCGCCACCTACTACAACAGCCCTTACCCCCTCGACGAGAATCACTATCTCGTCGCCTGGAGCCCCTACCCCATCCAGGGCGAGGGCAGCCGCAACAACACCAACTGCCTCGGCCTCTACCTGGCCGACGCCTTCGGCAACCTCGAGCTCCTGCACCGCGACCCCGAGATCTCGTCGGAGTGGCCGCTCCCCCTGCGGCCCACGCCCCGCCCCCACCAGCTCCCTCAGGTGGCCGCCGACGGCCGCACCGACGAGGGGAGCTTCGCGGTCCTCGACGTCTACCGCGGCCTGCCCGGCATCGCACGCGGCACCGTGAAGGCCCTCCGCGTCATCGCCGTCCCCGCCAAGACCCAGCCCGAGATGAACAGCCCCAATCTCGGCGTCACGAGCGAGGACCCCGGCAAGCTGGTGCTCGGCACCGCGCCCGTCGAGGCCGACGGCTCGGCCCACTTCCGCGTGCCCGCCGGCGTCAACGTCTTCTTCCAGGCCCTCGACGCTCAGGGCATGGCCCTTCAGACCATGCGCACCATCACCTACGTGCAGCCCGGCCAGACCCTCGCCTGCATCGGCTGCCACGAACACCGCGGCGAGACGCCACAAAACGTCCTCGCCTCGGCCGTCACGCGCGCCCCGTCCAAACTCACGCCCGGCCCCGACGGCTCGTGGCCCCTGCGCTTCGACCGCCTGGTGCAACCCGTGCTCGACAAACACTGCGTCGCGTGCCACAGCCCGCAAGGCAAGCCCGAGGCCGCGAAGAAGATCGTCCTCACCGCCCCCGGCGCCTACGACGCGCTCCTGAAGCACCCGCCCCTCCAGCTCGCGGGCCTCGTGACGCGCGACTACAGTGGCGGCTACTCGCAGGTGGGCTTCGGCGTGGCGCGCTCGAGCCCGCTCCTCGCCATGCTGCGCAAGGGGCACAACGACGTGACGCTCGACGCCGACGCCCTTGCCCGCCTCATCACCTGGCTCGACACCTACGCACAGCGCCAGGGCCACTTCAGCCCCGAACAGGAGCGCGCCCTCGAGCAGTTCCGCAAGCGCGCCGCGGACCTCCTGGCAAGCCAGTGA
- a CDS encoding prepilin-type N-terminal cleavage/methylation domain-containing protein, with amino-acid sequence MSATNGRWGARASRRAVTLIEMLVVTAILGVLASVLVPTALKARIGAEAVKCRSNLAQIGKAMVMYTMQWDGCYPATRWSGGSKQRWPFALRPFVGAPLTDNDALESTAANGNRIINPLFLCPSVRASKNQTKGQRVFFREGSYGYNWGTFGPFYPNTAGDGISPSWRYPASYTCIEKPASTVLVADSFGNADLTDCHAYTLDPPRPVHGHTRWGATSGTGMTPMDNRHSGRGNVVFADGHAAPLTMREAGYNADEPWLVDGTGDNALWTGLGAAN; translated from the coding sequence ATGAGTGCCACGAATGGACGGTGGGGCGCGCGGGCGAGCCGCCGCGCGGTGACGCTGATCGAGATGCTGGTGGTGACGGCCATCCTCGGGGTGCTGGCGAGCGTGCTGGTGCCCACGGCCCTGAAGGCGCGCATCGGGGCCGAAGCGGTCAAGTGCCGCAGCAACCTGGCCCAGATCGGCAAGGCCATGGTGATGTACACGATGCAGTGGGACGGCTGCTACCCCGCCACGCGCTGGAGCGGCGGCTCGAAGCAGCGCTGGCCGTTCGCCCTGCGCCCCTTCGTGGGCGCCCCGCTCACCGACAACGACGCTCTCGAGAGCACGGCCGCCAACGGCAACCGCATCATCAATCCCCTCTTCCTGTGCCCCTCCGTGCGCGCCTCGAAGAACCAGACCAAGGGCCAGCGCGTCTTCTTCCGCGAGGGCTCCTACGGCTACAACTGGGGCACCTTCGGGCCATTCTACCCGAATACGGCGGGCGACGGCATCTCGCCGTCGTGGCGCTACCCCGCGTCGTACACCTGCATCGAGAAGCCGGCCTCGACCGTCCTCGTCGCCGACAGCTTCGGCAACGCCGACCTCACCGACTGCCACGCCTACACCCTCGACCCGCCCCGCCCCGTGCACGGCCACACCCGCTGGGGCGCCACGAGCGGCACGGGGATGACGCCGATGGACAACCGCCACTCGGGACGCGGCAACGTGGTGTTCGCCGACGGCCACGCGGCCCCACTCACGATGCGCGAGGCGGGCTACAACGCCGACGAGCCCTGGCTGGTGGATGGCACAGGCGACAACGCGCTGTGGACGGGTCTGGGCGCGGCCAACTAG
- a CDS encoding DUF3857 domain-containing protein codes for MVLWVLLVLSALSSSSPLAGEGVYLQSGEEYFGTIGRIARGRLYAVIEGREQVFPLDQVHRIEFQRPRLLDDVAKAADLPRGVPFFAEALRPSTDELRKRFPQAGIVVLADETVVMIRANGAWELKRFEAWRILEDRGADSAMRSIAYFPDREQAEVLFGLTVAPDGSVAHLSDMAMKDEALYARLPAYNFQHRLRFTLKGAVPGATLFLATAHRGRASLREPLVLDQVFWETEPILRRSVQLAAEDGAKALVATATANGPKDWGRDGLWEIRDAPQLFREPMMAPVESFAPRLLLAYPKAEWPDVAQAFLERAGGAAALPTKGVPPRALFDQVRLGVRLEPVPLEALPDGPARPDAVLVRGYGTEVERALLLAALLRGAGHRADVVLARPRQDGPLLDAVARLEGFSDALVRLTAPDGAVTWLQTDDEDRGFGELAPEVQGAEALDLAAGKIIALPVPAPAAEATTRTVEVALAPDGAATVNDRYTLRGRSAAEFRGLKDLTRDQLAKWAARYVGGQTTGVDLVEFTHSDFANANPEERLQFTYRLPAAAERAGDFLVLRLPNAAVSATEVGRTSRERDLFWQGVEREETAFVVQAPLGYAVYAVGGKSELKGQGWTLAAEFATDAAAKGTVRFRETWERSALAAPRDAYAAYRDARIARSRLRGEVMVFVKE; via the coding sequence TTGGTCCTGTGGGTCCTATTGGTCCTGTCGGCTCTATCATCCTCCTCCCCGCTCGCCGGCGAGGGGGTCTACCTCCAGAGCGGCGAGGAGTACTTTGGCACGATCGGCCGGATCGCCAGGGGCCGGCTCTATGCAGTGATCGAGGGACGCGAGCAGGTGTTCCCCCTCGACCAGGTGCACCGCATCGAGTTCCAGCGCCCGCGCCTGCTGGATGACGTGGCGAAGGCGGCCGACCTGCCGCGCGGGGTGCCGTTCTTCGCCGAGGCGCTGAGGCCGAGCACCGACGAGTTGCGCAAGCGCTTCCCCCAGGCCGGCATCGTCGTGCTGGCCGACGAGACCGTGGTGATGATCCGCGCGAACGGGGCCTGGGAGCTCAAACGCTTCGAGGCCTGGCGCATCCTGGAGGACCGCGGCGCCGATTCGGCGATGCGTTCCATCGCCTATTTCCCCGACCGCGAGCAGGCCGAAGTGCTCTTCGGCCTCACGGTGGCGCCCGACGGCTCGGTGGCGCACCTGTCGGACATGGCGATGAAGGACGAGGCCCTCTACGCGCGGCTGCCGGCCTACAACTTCCAGCATCGCCTGCGCTTCACCCTGAAGGGCGCCGTGCCGGGGGCCACGCTGTTCCTGGCCACGGCGCACCGCGGCAGGGCCAGCCTGCGCGAGCCGCTGGTCCTCGACCAGGTCTTCTGGGAGACCGAGCCGATCCTCCGGCGCTCCGTGCAACTGGCCGCCGAGGACGGCGCGAAGGCCCTCGTCGCCACGGCCACGGCGAACGGCCCGAAGGACTGGGGCCGGGACGGCCTGTGGGAGATCCGGGACGCGCCGCAGCTCTTCCGCGAGCCGATGATGGCGCCCGTGGAAAGCTTCGCCCCGCGCCTGCTGCTCGCCTATCCCAAGGCGGAGTGGCCCGACGTGGCCCAGGCGTTCCTCGAGCGCGCCGGCGGGGCCGCCGCGTTGCCGACCAAGGGCGTGCCGCCCCGCGCGCTCTTCGACCAGGTGCGCCTCGGCGTGCGCCTCGAGCCCGTGCCGCTCGAGGCGCTGCCCGACGGCCCGGCCCGGCCCGACGCCGTGCTGGTGCGCGGCTACGGCACCGAGGTCGAGCGCGCGCTCCTCCTGGCCGCCCTGCTGCGCGGCGCGGGGCACAGGGCCGACGTCGTGCTCGCCCGCCCGCGGCAAGATGGGCCGCTCCTCGACGCTGTGGCGCGGCTCGAGGGGTTCTCCGACGCCCTCGTGCGCCTCACGGCGCCCGACGGCGCCGTGACCTGGCTCCAGACGGACGACGAGGACCGCGGCTTCGGCGAGCTCGCCCCCGAGGTCCAGGGCGCGGAGGCGCTCGATCTCGCGGCCGGCAAGATCATTGCCCTCCCCGTGCCCGCGCCCGCGGCCGAGGCCACCACGCGCACCGTGGAGGTGGCCCTGGCGCCCGACGGGGCGGCGACGGTGAACGACCGCTACACCCTCCGCGGCCGCTCTGCCGCCGAGTTCCGCGGCCTGAAGGACCTCACGCGGGACCAGCTCGCCAAGTGGGCCGCCCGCTACGTGGGCGGCCAGACCACGGGCGTGGACCTGGTGGAGTTCACCCACTCGGACTTTGCGAATGCCAACCCCGAGGAGCGGCTCCAGTTCACCTACCGCCTGCCCGCGGCGGCGGAGAGGGCGGGGGACTTCCTGGTGCTGCGCCTGCCCAACGCCGCCGTGTCGGCGACGGAGGTGGGCCGCACCAGCCGCGAGCGCGACCTGTTCTGGCAGGGCGTCGAGCGCGAGGAGACCGCCTTCGTCGTCCAGGCGCCCCTCGGCTACGCCGTCTACGCCGTCGGCGGCAAGAGCGAGTTGAAGGGGCAGGGCTGGACCCTCGCCGCCGAGTTCGCTACCGATGCTGCCGCCAAGGGCACCGTGCGCTTCCGCGAAACGTGGGAGCGGTCGGCCCTCGCCGCGCCCAGGGATGCTTACGCCGCCTACCGCGACGCCCGCATCGCCCGCAGCCGGCTGCGGGGCGAGGTGATGGTGTTCGTGAAGGAGTGA
- a CDS encoding DUF1559 domain-containing protein has translation MTARAARRGFTLIELLVVVAVLGALMGMLMPVIARARGTAHRTFCSNNLKQIGVAFATYLNAHDDFYPCAQDPISASPLYWLWMGRGWRGLLAPFFGQKIDPQNPSVLFCKDDDQAENKYESTSYAYSMAFYHSAAQIDAMTTTKLTYSSPQPSLGQRGSQVSNPVQKVLAGEWTSNHERVTGDTGWWVWEGTRNFLFADGHTAFVAATALRRANDGKPNPCLTRHGIHGRDVE, from the coding sequence ATGACCGCACGCGCCGCGCGGCGGGGCTTCACACTCATCGAGTTGCTGGTCGTCGTCGCCGTCCTGGGCGCGTTGATGGGCATGCTCATGCCCGTCATCGCCCGGGCCCGCGGCACGGCGCACAGGACCTTCTGCTCGAACAACCTCAAGCAGATCGGCGTGGCGTTCGCCACCTACCTGAACGCGCACGATGATTTCTACCCGTGCGCACAGGACCCCATCTCGGCCAGCCCGCTCTACTGGCTGTGGATGGGCCGCGGCTGGCGCGGCTTGCTCGCGCCCTTCTTCGGCCAGAAGATTGACCCGCAGAACCCCTCAGTGCTGTTCTGCAAGGACGACGACCAGGCCGAGAACAAGTACGAGTCCACCAGCTACGCCTACTCGATGGCCTTCTACCACAGCGCCGCGCAGATTGACGCGATGACCACCACGAAGCTCACCTATTCGAGCCCCCAGCCCTCGCTGGGCCAGCGGGGGTCCCAGGTGAGCAATCCGGTGCAGAAGGTGCTCGCGGGGGAGTGGACGAGCAACCACGAACGCGTGACGGGCGACACGGGCTGGTGGGTGTGGGAGGGCACGCGGAACTTCCTGTTCGCCGACGGCCACACGGCCTTCGTGGCCGCCACGGCCCTGCGCCGCGCCAACGATGGCAAGCCCAACCCCTGCCTCACCCGCCACGGCATCCACGGCCGCGACGTGGAATGA
- a CDS encoding DUF3857 domain-containing protein, with the protein MRRVATYLVLALCVLTACQPSGPTFEVETWEGKKLKGALNLEGDTLSVGRRRLARADVALAVQETGEGARASGKYAEGCAPLSSAALAQYRDRARAFAARTPGIDSVLCLDHGQEVLTADGKHIYRYHALHLVLKEGGRKAADLQLGFEEGRSRQTVFFARSIAPDGRTQWFDPATLEVAVPSQEAQFLDTRGRVLSGRIPGVEVDSLVEYAYEYLNYNPDVPDYFFPSFYFQGDEPFLDSILDVLVPKGRKLNWTTRNMPEAARTPQRTSRGAYDAYRWAMHDVPPYCPEPMMPHKSDVVPAVHCSLFFDWDELHRRTGGYQRERVQVTPEIAALAAKIVGEAKTDDAKLAAIYHWVQRNVNYMSIKGSLSSSWAGHPATETLKNGYGDCTDKAIVLASLAKAVGIEAYPAIVQTNDAGRAVVDIPIPDANHCINLVLPNGKPRFLDSTATDHRYPYFRSDDHGVKAIIHMTGQILDVPVPPPEDNLRESVQELVLKPDGGADATERNTYTGDYEATIRAFWRSVPPGIRAHMMQQYLQRRSPGAVCTGFELGDADDLSKPLTMAVSYRIPSLATQTRDLYILSPPGFSHDFPEASLQTRQFAIERATTQEMRTTLQIVCPPRCTLVGAPEPLAIHGKHLWYEGRVEPAPDGKSLTLRQTLKYLTRLVPPEDYAEYRGQATKIAAWSELKLVFREGPGPRRAEK; encoded by the coding sequence ATGAGGCGAGTGGCCACGTACCTTGTCTTGGCGTTGTGCGTGCTGACGGCCTGCCAGCCGTCGGGGCCCACGTTCGAGGTCGAAACGTGGGAGGGCAAGAAGCTCAAGGGCGCGCTGAACCTGGAGGGCGACACGCTGAGCGTCGGACGCCGCAGGCTGGCCCGCGCCGACGTGGCCCTCGCGGTGCAGGAGACGGGGGAGGGCGCCAGGGCCTCCGGGAAGTACGCCGAGGGCTGTGCGCCCCTGAGCAGTGCGGCCCTGGCCCAGTACCGCGACCGCGCCAGGGCCTTCGCCGCCCGGACGCCGGGCATTGATTCGGTGCTGTGCCTCGACCACGGCCAGGAGGTGCTCACGGCGGATGGCAAGCACATCTACCGCTACCACGCGCTGCACCTGGTGCTGAAAGAGGGGGGCCGCAAGGCGGCGGACCTTCAGCTCGGCTTCGAGGAGGGCCGCAGCCGCCAGACGGTGTTCTTCGCGCGCTCCATCGCGCCCGACGGGCGCACGCAGTGGTTCGACCCCGCGACGCTCGAGGTGGCCGTGCCGTCGCAGGAGGCGCAGTTCCTCGATACCCGCGGCCGCGTGCTCTCGGGCCGCATCCCGGGGGTGGAGGTGGACTCGCTGGTGGAGTACGCCTATGAGTATCTGAACTACAATCCCGACGTGCCCGACTACTTCTTCCCGAGCTTCTATTTCCAGGGCGACGAGCCGTTCCTCGACTCGATCCTCGACGTTCTGGTGCCGAAGGGGCGGAAGCTGAACTGGACGACGCGCAACATGCCCGAGGCGGCCCGCACGCCGCAGCGCACGTCCCGCGGCGCCTACGACGCCTACCGGTGGGCCATGCACGACGTGCCGCCCTACTGCCCCGAGCCGATGATGCCGCACAAGTCGGACGTCGTCCCGGCCGTCCACTGCTCGCTGTTCTTCGACTGGGACGAGTTGCACCGGCGCACGGGCGGCTACCAGCGCGAGCGCGTGCAGGTGACGCCCGAGATCGCCGCCCTCGCGGCGAAGATCGTGGGCGAGGCGAAGACTGACGACGCGAAACTCGCGGCCATCTACCACTGGGTCCAGCGCAACGTCAACTACATGTCGATCAAGGGCTCGCTCTCGAGCAGTTGGGCCGGCCATCCCGCCACCGAGACGCTCAAGAACGGCTACGGCGACTGCACCGACAAGGCGATCGTGCTGGCCAGCCTCGCCAAGGCCGTGGGGATCGAGGCCTACCCGGCCATCGTGCAGACGAACGACGCCGGGCGCGCCGTGGTGGACATTCCGATCCCCGACGCCAACCACTGCATCAACCTGGTGCTGCCCAACGGCAAGCCGCGCTTCCTCGACAGCACGGCCACCGACCACCGCTACCCCTACTTCCGCTCGGACGACCACGGCGTGAAGGCGATCATCCACATGACCGGGCAGATCCTCGACGTGCCCGTGCCGCCGCCGGAGGACAACCTGCGCGAGAGCGTGCAGGAGCTGGTGCTCAAGCCCGACGGGGGGGCCGACGCGACCGAGAGAAACACCTACACGGGCGACTACGAGGCCACCATCCGCGCCTTCTGGCGCAGCGTGCCGCCCGGCATCCGCGCCCACATGATGCAGCAGTACCTCCAGCGCCGCTCGCCCGGCGCCGTGTGCACCGGCTTCGAGCTGGGCGATGCCGACGACCTCTCGAAGCCGCTCACGATGGCGGTGAGCTACCGCATCCCGTCGCTGGCCACCCAGACGCGCGACCTCTACATCCTCTCGCCGCCCGGCTTCAGCCACGACTTCCCCGAGGCCAGCCTTCAGACCCGCCAGTTCGCCATCGAGCGGGCCACCACGCAGGAGATGCGCACGACGCTCCAGATCGTGTGCCCGCCGCGGTGCACGCTCGTGGGCGCGCCCGAGCCGCTCGCCATCCACGGCAAGCACCTGTGGTACGAGGGCAGGGTCGAGCCCGCGCCCGACGGCAAGTCGCTCACGCTGCGCCAGACGCTCAAGTACCTCACCCGCCTGGTCCCGCCCGAAGACTATGCCGAGTACCGCGGCCAGGCCACGAAGATTGCCGCCTGGTCGGAGCTGAAGCTCGTCTTCCGTGAAGGGCCGGGCCCGAGGAGGGCGGAGAAATGA